A single window of Chloracidobacterium sp. DNA harbors:
- the gyrB gene encoding DNA topoisomerase (ATP-hydrolyzing) subunit B, translated as MAKAKTDYGADSITVLEGRDAVRKRPAMYIGSTSEIGLHHLVYEVVDNSVDEALAGYCDTIEVTIHIDNSVTVIDNGRGIPTDIHKQEGRSAAEVVMTILHAGGKFDSNSYKVSGGLHGVGVSCVNFLSEYLRLEIWRDGKTHEMEFEAGIPVASLKQTGTTSKRGTKITFRPDSSIFETTVYSFEKLSERLREKAFLNKGIRIHIKDEREDPEKSHEFYYKGGIAEFVKHLNRNKTLLHEEPLYFEVVADELSIEVSMQYNDSYDEKIFSFANNINTVDGGTHLSGFRGAITRTINAYAESSGMVKNAKVTLTGDDVREGLVAVISVKIPQPQFEGQTKGKLNSPVKGPVESFLNEKLGEFFEQNPNVAKKIVGKAVDAARARDAARKAREIVRKSALGTSTLPGKLADCQEKDPALSEIYIVEGDSAGGSAKQGRDRKNQAVLPLKGKILNVEKARFDKILGSGEIKALITALGTGIGKEDFDINKLRYHKICLMTDADVDGSHIRTLLLTFFYRQMPELLENGYVYIAQPPLYKVKRGKKEEYIKDEKMMFRYLMRMATGESQITSNGRAVEGRELSKALEQTTEFGNYADRVARRLFNDRKLADLLLDAFAGTDGVLTKNQVRLRKVFGEQEMMAEIEGKLIDAGYNAELGGDTEHGLLEIHVIYPNGQTLKVDWNLASFVEFQKAIELKRVLDADFSGPFVLGENGKSETLTSREELLEKVMTMAKKDLTIQRYKGLGEMNPEQLWETTMDPEKRTMLQVRIEDAIETDGIFTVLMGDQVEPRRKFIEDNALDVKNLDV; from the coding sequence TTGGCTAAAGCAAAGACAGATTACGGTGCAGATTCGATCACCGTCCTTGAGGGCCGTGATGCCGTGCGGAAACGCCCGGCGATGTATATCGGCTCAACAAGTGAGATCGGACTTCATCACTTGGTATACGAGGTCGTCGATAACTCGGTCGATGAGGCCCTGGCGGGTTATTGCGACACCATCGAGGTCACGATCCACATCGACAACTCGGTAACGGTCATCGACAACGGCCGTGGCATTCCGACGGACATCCACAAGCAAGAGGGCCGTTCCGCCGCCGAAGTTGTGATGACCATCTTGCACGCCGGTGGCAAGTTCGACTCAAATTCGTACAAGGTCTCGGGCGGCCTGCACGGCGTCGGCGTGAGCTGCGTCAACTTTCTAAGCGAATATTTGCGTCTGGAGATCTGGCGCGATGGCAAAACGCACGAGATGGAGTTCGAGGCCGGCATTCCGGTCGCCTCGCTCAAGCAGACGGGTACAACCTCAAAACGCGGTACCAAGATCACATTCCGACCGGATTCCAGCATTTTCGAAACGACCGTTTATAGCTTTGAAAAACTGTCTGAGCGACTTCGCGAAAAAGCGTTTTTGAATAAGGGCATCCGTATCCATATCAAGGATGAGCGCGAAGACCCGGAGAAATCACACGAGTTTTATTACAAAGGCGGCATTGCCGAATTTGTAAAGCACCTTAATCGAAACAAGACGCTGCTTCACGAAGAACCGTTGTACTTTGAGGTCGTTGCGGACGAACTGTCGATCGAGGTGTCGATGCAGTACAACGACAGCTACGACGAAAAGATCTTTTCGTTTGCAAACAACATCAACACCGTCGACGGTGGAACGCATCTCTCCGGTTTTCGCGGAGCGATCACGCGGACCATCAACGCCTACGCCGAATCCTCGGGTATGGTAAAAAACGCTAAGGTCACGCTCACCGGCGACGACGTCCGCGAGGGCTTGGTAGCTGTCATCTCGGTCAAGATCCCGCAACCGCAATTCGAAGGACAGACAAAGGGCAAGCTGAACTCGCCGGTCAAAGGCCCGGTCGAATCATTTTTGAACGAAAAGCTCGGCGAGTTTTTTGAGCAAAATCCGAATGTCGCGAAAAAGATTGTCGGTAAGGCAGTCGATGCCGCCCGCGCCCGCGATGCTGCCCGTAAGGCCCGCGAGATAGTCCGCAAATCTGCACTTGGGACATCGACATTGCCCGGCAAGCTTGCGGATTGTCAGGAAAAAGATCCGGCATTGTCAGAGATCTATATAGTTGAGGGTGATTCCGCAGGAGGGTCGGCCAAGCAGGGCCGTGATCGTAAGAATCAGGCCGTTTTACCGCTCAAGGGTAAGATCCTCAATGTGGAAAAAGCCCGCTTTGACAAGATACTCGGCTCCGGCGAGATCAAAGCTCTGATCACGGCGCTCGGTACCGGTATCGGCAAAGAAGATTTTGACATCAATAAACTGCGTTATCACAAGATCTGTCTGATGACCGACGCCGATGTAGACGGCAGCCATATCCGCACTTTGTTGCTCACGTTCTTTTACCGCCAGATGCCCGAATTGCTGGAGAACGGTTACGTTTACATCGCCCAACCGCCACTATATAAGGTCAAACGCGGTAAAAAGGAAGAGTACATCAAGGACGAGAAGATGATGTTTCGCTACCTTATGCGGATGGCGACCGGCGAATCTCAGATCACGTCTAACGGACGCGCGGTCGAGGGCCGCGAGCTGTCAAAGGCTCTCGAGCAGACGACCGAATTCGGGAACTACGCTGACCGTGTCGCTCGTCGATTGTTTAATGACCGCAAGCTTGCTGACCTCTTGCTCGACGCATTTGCCGGGACAGACGGCGTCCTTACCAAAAATCAAGTTCGCCTCCGAAAGGTCTTTGGCGAACAGGAAATGATGGCAGAGATCGAAGGTAAGCTGATCGATGCGGGCTACAACGCCGAACTTGGCGGCGACACCGAGCACGGCTTGCTCGAAATTCACGTCATTTATCCAAATGGCCAGACGCTCAAGGTCGACTGGAATCTCGCAAGCTTTGTCGAGTTTCAAAAGGCGATCGAGCTCAAACGAGTGCTCGACGCAGATTTCTCCGGGCCATTCGTGCTCGGCGAAAACGGCAAGAGCGAGACCCTGACAAGTCGCGAAGAGCTGCTTGAAAAGGTAATGACGATGGCCAAAAAAGATCTGACCATCCAGCGTTATAAAGGTCTTGGTGAGATGAATCCCGAACAGCTATGGGAGACCACTATGGATCCCGAAAAGCGAACGATGCTCCAGGTCCGTATCGAAGACGCCATCGAGACCGACGGTATCTTTACTGTGCTGATGGGCGATCAGGTCGAACCCCGACGCAAGTTTATCGAGGACAATGCTCTCGACGTTAAGAATCTCGACGTATAG
- a CDS encoding TetR/AcrR family transcriptional regulator: MSRTNRSGQSAKTVVIDKREAILRAATKVFAVKGYFNSKVSDIAGEAGIADGTVYLYFKSKEEVLHSIFDRAMSEFIEEGKREISGIASPEQRIRKIAQLHLEKLGSDRDMAIVFQVELRGSTKFMQEFSAAGFSDYLDIIRQTIEDGQQAGTLRSDIKPIICAKILYGALDEMVTNWILSKRSYPLTPMADEVLKIFFGGVMSG; encoded by the coding sequence ATGTCCCGAACAAACCGGAGCGGTCAATCCGCAAAAACTGTAGTCATCGATAAACGCGAGGCGATTCTGCGCGCCGCGACCAAGGTTTTTGCCGTTAAGGGCTATTTTAACTCGAAGGTGTCCGATATTGCGGGTGAAGCCGGGATAGCCGACGGAACCGTCTATCTATATTTTAAGAGCAAAGAAGAGGTTCTGCATTCGATCTTTGACCGTGCGATGAGCGAATTTATCGAGGAAGGTAAGCGAGAGATCAGCGGCATTGCATCGCCCGAGCAACGAATCCGAAAGATAGCTCAGCTTCACTTGGAGAAATTGGGTTCGGACCGCGATATGGCGATCGTCTTTCAGGTGGAACTTAGGGGCTCGACAAAGTTTATGCAGGAGTTTTCGGCCGCCGGATTTAGCGATTATCTAGACATCATCCGGCAGACGATCGAGGACGGGCAACAGGCAGGGACCCTTCGCAGCGACATCAAGCCGATCATTTGCGCCAAGATACTGTACGGAGCACTCGACGAGATGGTAACCAACTGGATACTGTCGAAAAGATCTTATCCGCTCACACCGATGGCTGATGAGGTTTTAAAAATATTCTTCGGGGGGGTGATGAGCGGATGA
- a CDS encoding long-chain fatty acid--CoA ligase, translating into MTDEKVSTSPVSRGIPLNPDEPHTLADLFLLSAKRFDLPDALNFRADGKWNSISAVTMVERSENIALGLYSLGLVKGDRAAILAANSPEWTLSDAGCQFGGYVDVPIYTTLTPESVGYIINDSQARVVFIQDVAMFERIRDAIAACPSIEKLIFFDSTGVDHEMAMALTELESAGAMLRLAEPDLSGSLRKAVSPDDIATLIYTSGTTGEPKGVMLTHSNLISNTIDASEHFELSGHDISLSVLPLSHVFERTGMYIYILSGLGVYFAESIEKVPENLKEVRPTIFIGVPRIFEKVYEKARLSAARSSPIREKIFDWAIEIAKEFALANENGIPVSMALAAKHRLADKIVYAKMRDFFGGRLRFCITGGAALSDDIQLIFTGAGISIMQGYGLTETSPVISSNNPIDHRLGTVGKPIRNVGIRIAEDGEIEARGPGIMLGYYNKEKETRDVFTDDGWFRTGDIGRLDADGFLEITDRKKELFKTSGGKYIAPTHIEQMIKHSRFVNQVVLVGNERRFPAALIVPNFEMLESYAHLKELDLKTPADFCQNARIRNLFERQIATVTEGLAQFEKVKKFILLENELTVDGGELTPTMKLKRRVVDEKYRELIDEMYADQS; encoded by the coding sequence ATGACCGACGAAAAGGTTTCGACTTCGCCGGTTTCGCGCGGAATTCCGCTCAACCCGGACGAACCACACACGCTTGCCGATCTGTTCCTGCTGTCGGCCAAAAGGTTCGATCTGCCCGACGCTCTAAATTTCAGAGCGGACGGAAAGTGGAATTCGATCTCGGCGGTCACGATGGTCGAGCGGTCGGAGAATATTGCCTTAGGCCTGTATTCGCTCGGGCTCGTAAAAGGAGACAGGGCAGCCATTCTTGCGGCAAATTCTCCGGAATGGACGCTGTCAGATGCGGGCTGCCAGTTTGGCGGATATGTCGATGTCCCCATCTACACGACGCTGACGCCGGAATCAGTAGGCTACATTATCAATGATTCGCAGGCCCGAGTGGTCTTTATTCAGGACGTCGCGATGTTTGAACGGATCCGCGACGCGATCGCCGCGTGCCCGTCGATCGAAAAGCTCATATTTTTCGACAGCACGGGTGTCGATCACGAAATGGCGATGGCTCTCACCGAACTCGAATCTGCCGGAGCGATGTTACGTTTGGCGGAGCCCGACCTCTCGGGATCGCTGCGTAAGGCGGTAAGCCCAGATGACATTGCGACATTGATCTATACGAGCGGCACGACCGGCGAGCCGAAGGGCGTGATGCTCACCCATTCGAACCTGATCTCAAATACGATCGACGCTAGCGAGCATTTTGAGCTCTCGGGGCACGACATTTCGCTCTCTGTGCTACCACTATCACACGTTTTTGAACGCACCGGAATGTACATTTACATACTCTCCGGTTTAGGCGTCTACTTTGCAGAATCGATTGAAAAGGTCCCCGAGAATCTGAAAGAGGTCAGGCCTACGATCTTTATCGGAGTTCCGCGAATTTTTGAAAAGGTCTATGAAAAAGCTCGGCTCTCTGCCGCACGATCGAGTCCAATACGCGAAAAAATCTTTGACTGGGCAATCGAGATCGCAAAGGAATTTGCGCTTGCAAATGAAAATGGCATTCCGGTAAGTATGGCGCTTGCGGCCAAACATCGATTAGCCGACAAGATCGTCTATGCTAAGATGCGTGATTTTTTTGGCGGTCGGCTTAGGTTTTGCATTACGGGCGGTGCCGCACTTTCGGACGATATCCAATTGATCTTTACAGGCGCAGGGATATCGATAATGCAGGGTTACGGCCTGACCGAGACCTCGCCGGTGATCTCATCCAATAATCCGATCGATCATCGTCTGGGTACTGTCGGTAAACCGATCCGCAATGTCGGCATCAGGATCGCCGAGGACGGTGAGATCGAGGCTCGCGGGCCGGGCATAATGCTTGGCTACTACAATAAGGAAAAAGAGACGCGGGACGTTTTTACTGATGACGGGTGGTTTAGAACCGGCGATATTGGACGTCTGGACGCTGACGGATTCTTGGAGATCACGGACCGAAAAAAGGAACTATTTAAGACCTCGGGTGGTAAGTATATTGCCCCGACCCACATCGAACAGATGATCAAACATTCGCGCTTTGTAAATCAAGTCGTACTTGTCGGCAATGAGCGGCGTTTTCCTGCGGCACTGATCGTACCCAATTTTGAAATGCTCGAGTCGTATGCTCACCTCAAGGAACTCGATCTTAAGACTCCCGCAGATTTCTGCCAAAACGCCCGCATCCGTAATCTCTTCGAACGCCAAATCGCAACGGTAACTGAGGGATTGGCTCAGTTCGAAAAGGTTAAGAAATTTATCTTGTTGGAAAATGAATTAACGGTCGACGGAGGCGAATTGACGCCAACGATGAAGTTAAAGCGTCGCGTCGTCGATGAAAAATATCGTGAGCTGATCGACGAAATGTACGCCGACCAGTCATAA
- a CDS encoding saccharopine dehydrogenase NADP-binding domain-containing protein produces the protein MANTFLIYGANGYTGELITRFAAERGLKPILAGRNEAKISDLAGKYGFEHRAFSLDDTAKLDAALQEVDMVLHCAGPFSITSLPMVKACLRNRKHYTDITGEISVFETCAAMDKKAQEAGVMIMPGVGFDVVPSDSLAVHLKNRLPSATHLSLAFYGMGRLSHGTAATMTMNVGNGGAIRKDGKITPVPAAWKTREIDFGEVTKTGVTIPWGDVATAYYSTGIPNIEVFTIVPASNLKMLKMSRYIGWLLATGPLQRYLQGKIPAGGPSDAERAKGGTLLWGEASDADGNKVESRLQGPEGYTITAIAALNIAEKILAGNFAPGYQTPAKAYGANLILEIEGTARQDV, from the coding sequence ATGGCAAATACTTTCTTGATCTACGGAGCAAACGGTTATACCGGTGAATTGATCACGAGGTTTGCGGCGGAGCGTGGTCTGAAGCCGATACTTGCGGGGCGTAATGAGGCGAAGATATCCGACTTGGCTGGTAAGTACGGCTTTGAGCATCGTGCATTTTCGCTCGATGACACCGCAAAGCTCGATGCGGCTTTGCAGGAGGTCGATATGGTTTTGCATTGTGCGGGGCCGTTTTCGATCACGAGTTTGCCGATGGTCAAGGCGTGTCTGCGAAACCGCAAGCACTACACCGACATCACCGGTGAGATCAGCGTATTTGAAACGTGTGCGGCGATGGACAAAAAGGCACAAGAAGCCGGTGTGATGATAATGCCGGGCGTGGGTTTTGACGTGGTGCCGAGCGATAGCCTTGCCGTGCATCTCAAGAATCGTTTGCCGTCGGCGACGCATCTTTCACTGGCATTTTACGGTATGGGAAGGCTGTCGCACGGAACCGCCGCAACGATGACGATGAATGTCGGCAATGGCGGCGCGATCCGCAAGGACGGTAAGATCACGCCCGTTCCGGCGGCGTGGAAAACTCGTGAGATCGATTTTGGCGAGGTGACAAAGACCGGCGTCACTATTCCCTGGGGCGATGTCGCGACCGCGTACTACTCGACCGGCATACCGAATATCGAGGTGTTTACGATCGTCCCAGCGTCTAATCTTAAGATGCTCAAAATGAGCCGCTATATTGGCTGGCTACTAGCTACGGGACCGCTTCAACGCTATCTGCAGGGCAAAATTCCGGCCGGTGGCCCGAGTGACGCGGAGCGCGCTAAAGGCGGAACGTTGCTTTGGGGTGAGGCATCGGACGCCGACGGGAACAAGGTCGAATCACGCTTGCAAGGCCCTGAGGGATATACGATAACCGCCATCGCGGCGCTCAATATCGCCGAAAAGATTCTCGCCGGCAACTTCGCGCCCGGCTATCAAACCCCGGCCAAAGCCTACGGCGCCAATCTGATCCTCGAGATAGAAGGCACCGCCCGCCAGGATGTTTAA
- a CDS encoding YwbE family protein, producing the protein MPHRERQNIRPGQRVAIVLKQDQRTGKQTVGMVKDLLTNSPNHPHGIKVRLTDGQVGRVQKIIE; encoded by the coding sequence ATGCCGCATCGCGAACGCCAAAATATTCGTCCCGGTCAACGAGTCGCTATCGTCCTCAAACAGGACCAGCGAACCGGCAAACAAACCGTCGGTATGGTGAAAGATCTGCTGACCAATTCCCCAAATCATCCGCACGGTATCAAGGTGAGATTGACGGACGGTCAGGTCGGGCGGGTGCAAAAAATTATCGAATAA
- a CDS encoding beta-lactamase family protein translates to MKTIQSAILILVLCLSVLGQVTFDQSYKSAEFSDPARLDKIKQTFPAIEKIYKDHAAKNHFPGIAFGIVVDGKLVFAGNDGYTDIEKKTPVTSQSLFRIASMSKSFTAMAILKLRDDGKLRLDDPAHLYVPEMKGLKYPTADSRPITIRQLLSHGAGFPEDNPWGDRQLADTDKDLSELLKKQVSFSNPPGIAYEYANLGFALLGRIITKVSGKPYQQYIRENIWRPLGMTTSEWEYANVAPDKLAHGYRWERERWNEETLLHDTPDGSWGAMGGMISSIDEFSKYMAFHLSAWPPSNAAETGPVGRASVREMHHPWRFNGLNLNFTYPGGRVCATAGAYTYGLAWLRDCDGRTYIGHSGGLPGFGSQWRILPEYGIGVVAFGNVTYASLGNVNLQVLDLMVKTADLKPRQLPVSSILAQRKAEILKVIPAWDSAENSGIFAENFFPDHPIDLLKKDYAELWAKAGKIVTVREMIPENGLRGRFIIEAENLNIEVYFTLSPENPPLIQELRAREVPKSRN, encoded by the coding sequence ATGAAAACCATCCAGAGCGCGATCCTTATCCTTGTCTTGTGTCTATCCGTCCTCGGCCAGGTCACGTTTGATCAGTCGTACAAATCGGCGGAGTTTAGCGACCCCGCGAGGTTGGACAAGATAAAGCAGACCTTTCCGGCGATCGAAAAGATCTATAAGGATCACGCGGCCAAAAATCATTTCCCCGGCATTGCATTCGGCATCGTGGTCGATGGCAAACTCGTTTTTGCGGGCAACGACGGCTATACGGATATTGAAAAAAAGACGCCTGTAACGTCACAGTCATTGTTTCGGATCGCGTCGATGAGCAAGAGCTTTACGGCGATGGCGATCCTCAAACTGCGCGACGACGGCAAGCTACGGCTCGACGATCCGGCGCATCTCTACGTGCCCGAGATGAAAGGCCTGAAATACCCGACCGCGGACTCCAGGCCGATCACGATCCGCCAACTGCTGTCACACGGAGCCGGTTTTCCCGAGGACAACCCGTGGGGTGACCGCCAACTAGCCGATACTGACAAGGATCTGTCCGAGCTTCTAAAAAAGCAGGTTTCATTTTCAAACCCGCCGGGGATTGCCTATGAATACGCCAATCTGGGCTTTGCTCTGCTCGGCCGCATCATCACTAAGGTTTCGGGCAAACCGTATCAGCAGTACATTCGCGAAAACATCTGGCGGCCGCTCGGGATGACGACCTCGGAATGGGAATACGCCAATGTTGCTCCTGACAAGCTCGCTCACGGCTACCGTTGGGAGCGTGAACGCTGGAACGAAGAAACGCTGCTGCACGACACGCCGGACGGTTCGTGGGGAGCGATGGGCGGTATGATCTCGTCGATCGATGAATTCAGCAAATATATGGCGTTTCATCTGAGCGCCTGGCCGCCGTCAAATGCCGCCGAGACCGGCCCGGTGGGGCGTGCCTCCGTCCGCGAGATGCATCATCCGTGGCGATTCAACGGGCTGAATCTGAATTTCACATATCCCGGCGGACGAGTCTGCGCGACCGCGGGTGCTTACACGTATGGCCTCGCCTGGCTACGCGATTGCGACGGCCGTACCTACATTGGCCACAGCGGCGGGCTGCCCGGATTTGGCAGTCAATGGCGGATCTTGCCGGAATACGGCATCGGCGTCGTGGCATTCGGCAATGTAACGTACGCGAGCCTCGGCAACGTCAATCTGCAGGTGCTCGACCTCATGGTCAAAACCGCCGACCTCAAGCCCCGACAACTTCCGGTCTCAAGCATACTGGCCCAGCGAAAAGCCGAAATACTAAAGGTCATCCCGGCGTGGGACAGCGCCGAAAACAGCGGGATATTTGCCGAGAATTTCTTCCCGGACCATCCGATAGACCTTTTGAAAAAGGATTATGCCGAGCTTTGGGCAAAGGCCGGTAAGATAGTTACCGTCCGCGAAATGATCCCCGAAAATGGGCTTCGCGGACGATTCATAATCGAGGCCGAAAACCTAAATATCGAGGTCTATTTCACCCTCAGCCCTGAAAATCCTCCGCTTATTCAGGAATTGAGGGCGAGGGAAGTGCCAAAATCGAGGAATTAA
- a CDS encoding leucyl/phenylalanyl-tRNA--protein transferase → MIIGQFMYPAGGIVHFGGRLTAENVVRAYRMGIFPWYTEGIPLPWHCPDLRAIIEFDELRISRSLAKIRRGSELRFTIDQDFPAVIRECKRAFRPGQQGTWITPDFVRVYTELHLAGIAHSVEAWDAEDNLVGGLYGIDAGGVFCGESMFYKSPNASKLALLHLIDHLSDRGSNWLDAQVMTPHMQALGAIDIDREDFLDKLKATQLQNLTIF, encoded by the coding sequence ATGATCATCGGCCAATTTATGTATCCGGCCGGCGGAATTGTGCATTTTGGCGGGCGGTTGACCGCAGAGAATGTCGTACGGGCCTACCGAATGGGAATATTCCCCTGGTACACGGAAGGCATCCCGTTGCCGTGGCATTGCCCTGACCTGCGAGCGATCATCGAGTTTGACGAGTTGAGGATATCGCGAAGCTTGGCAAAGATCCGCCGCGGCAGTGAATTGCGTTTTACGATAGATCAAGATTTCCCCGCGGTTATTCGCGAATGTAAGCGAGCGTTTCGGCCGGGTCAGCAAGGCACTTGGATAACACCTGATTTCGTAAGGGTTTACACCGAACTTCATCTTGCGGGGATAGCTCATAGTGTGGAAGCGTGGGATGCCGAAGACAATCTGGTCGGCGGGCTTTACGGCATCGACGCCGGCGGCGTATTTTGCGGAGAATCGATGTTTTACAAATCGCCTAACGCCTCAAAACTCGCACTATTGCACCTCATCGACCACCTCAGCGATCGCGGTTCGAACTGGCTTGACGCTCAGGTGATGACGCCGCATATGCAGGCACTCGGTGCGATTGACATTGACCGTGAGGATTTTTTGGATAAACTCAAAGCAACGCAGTTACAGAACCTGACTATTTTCTAA
- a CDS encoding TlpA family protein disulfide reductase, giving the protein MQLLKILLLIALLMTPALAQNSLREGDLSPQFAAPGIKDSFFDLSAMRDSVVLLTFWSTKCEICRSEIPQLNRFKKRFEGRPVEFIAVTMEDESRVEPFLRSNKFDFSIIPNGFGIVLQYADRDRQGRVDMGFPAYYLIDRSGKVAYRSSGWDKVSTMESKIDQLLASN; this is encoded by the coding sequence ATGCAGTTACTAAAAATACTTCTACTCATTGCTCTCCTAATGACGCCGGCTTTGGCTCAAAATAGTTTACGGGAGGGCGACCTATCGCCCCAGTTTGCCGCACCAGGAATTAAAGATTCGTTTTTTGATCTTTCCGCAATGCGCGATTCCGTCGTGCTTCTGACATTTTGGTCTACAAAGTGCGAAATCTGCCGAAGTGAGATACCTCAACTCAACCGCTTTAAGAAGCGGTTTGAAGGCCGCCCCGTCGAGTTTATTGCGGTGACAATGGAAGACGAGTCGCGAGTTGAGCCGTTTCTGCGATCGAATAAATTCGATTTTTCGATCATACCGAATGGGTTTGGGATCGTATTGCAGTACGCCGACCGTGACAGACAAGGACGCGTCGATATGGGCTTTCCGGCTTATTATCTCATCGACCGCAGCGGCAAAGTTGCATATCGATCGAGCGGCTGGGACAAGGTGTCCACAATGGAGTCAAAGATCGATCAATTGCTCGCTTCAAATTAA
- the recF gene encoding DNA replication and repair protein RecF (All proteins in this family for which functions are known are DNA-binding proteins that assist the filamentation of RecA onto DNA for the initiation of recombination or recombinational repair.), with amino-acid sequence MLLESLEILNFRNLNGKISFSNGLNIFAGDNGHGKTNWLEAIYLCGLTKSFKTPKLTDAIRFGESLAVVSGMVRESPEITRKLQVAIEGNTKNLSINDKKETVQRYLGQMHVVVFNADELEMIRGVPDARRRFLDGGIVSLHPPFVQTFTDYNRVVRQKNSLLANARDSDYSLDKASALLAPWNEQLAMLATRIHRARLRFVERINEVLEKKLFGREELTIRYLSSLEDKGDLADYQALITDRLALRVQAELAAGHALIGTHRDDLAVSFDGHDIRRFGSSGQQRSALLLLQLAGIAVFHATRGEYPLYMLDDIDAELDYRRIGQLLDYLDGKTQTFVTTSKESFVERFGTGACIFDVREGVAERR; translated from the coding sequence ATGCTGCTCGAATCTCTCGAAATCCTCAATTTTCGCAATCTCAACGGGAAAATCTCATTCAGTAACGGACTCAATATCTTCGCGGGTGACAACGGCCACGGAAAGACCAATTGGCTTGAGGCCATTTATCTTTGCGGCCTGACCAAATCATTTAAGACACCTAAACTCACGGACGCCATACGCTTCGGCGAAAGTCTGGCAGTCGTTTCCGGAATGGTCCGTGAATCGCCTGAGATAACCCGAAAGCTACAAGTCGCTATCGAGGGGAATACCAAAAATCTCTCGATCAACGATAAAAAGGAGACCGTCCAACGTTACCTAGGCCAAATGCACGTCGTTGTCTTTAACGCCGACGAACTCGAGATGATACGCGGCGTGCCTGATGCGAGGCGCCGATTTCTTGACGGTGGGATCGTATCGCTCCATCCGCCCTTCGTGCAGACGTTCACGGATTACAATCGTGTGGTAAGGCAAAAGAACTCGCTGCTTGCAAACGCTCGTGACAGTGATTATTCGCTGGACAAGGCCTCGGCGCTTCTCGCGCCTTGGAATGAACAGTTGGCGATGCTGGCAACGCGGATCCATCGTGCGCGTTTACGATTTGTTGAGCGGATAAATGAGGTGCTTGAAAAAAAGCTGTTTGGGCGCGAAGAGTTGACGATCCGGTATCTGTCGTCACTCGAAGACAAGGGCGATCTCGCGGACTATCAGGCGCTGATAACTGACCGATTGGCTCTGCGCGTGCAGGCCGAACTGGCGGCGGGGCACGCGCTTATCGGAACGCATCGTGATGATCTGGCGGTAAGCTTCGACGGTCACGATATTCGCCGATTTGGGTCGTCGGGCCAACAGCGAAGTGCCCTTTTGCTGCTTCAGCTTGCCGGCATCGCAGTTTTTCACGCCACCCGAGGAGAATATCCGCTGTATATGCTCGATGACATTGATGCCGAACTCGATTATCGCCGGATCGGCCAATTGCTAGATTACCTCGACGGCAAAACTCAGACCTTTGTCACCACTTCGAAAGAGAGTTTTGTCGAACGCTTTGGGACTGGCGCGTGCATTTTCGATGTGCGCGAGGGCGTAGCTGAAAGGCGATGA